One part of the Dunckerocampus dactyliophorus isolate RoL2022-P2 chromosome 11, RoL_Ddac_1.1, whole genome shotgun sequence genome encodes these proteins:
- the reep2 gene encoding receptor expression-enhancing protein 2, translating to MVSWIISRIVVLAFGTLYPAYASYKAVKTKNVKEYVKWMMYWIVFALFSTAETATDLFLSWFPFYFELKIAFVIWLLSPYTKGSSVLYRKFVHPTLSNKEKEIDDYIAQAKDRSYETMMRFGKRGLNLAANAAVTAATKGQGVLSDKLRSFSMQDLTLINAEDELALHSSDGRMRRESVDDMSSGASTLPRAKSATARQTRSLAATSLADETLSQHSSDQSDTRTEHSDDDGGERAPKRSTSIKTTKKPAAKAETQTKSVKKPPKKKTTSSAETPP from the exons ATGGTGTCGTGGATCATTTCGAGGATAGTTGT CCTCGCCTTCGGGACGCTCTACCCAGCGTACGCGTCATACAAGGCTGTCAAAACGAAGAATGTGAAGGAATAT GTGAAGTGGATGATGTACTGGATAGTGTTTGCTTTGTTCTCTACGGCAGAGACGGCCACAGACCTGTTCTTGTCATG gtttcctttttattttgaGCTGAAGATTGCCTTTGTGATCTGGCTCCTGTCCCCATACACCAAGGGCTCCAGTGTTCTCTATCGCAAATTTGTCCACCCAACCTTGTCCAACAAGGAGAAG GAGATAGATGATTACATTGCACAGGCCAAAGACAGGAGTTATGAGACCATGATGCGGTTTGGAAAGAGGGGTCTCAACTTGGCTGCTAATGCTGCAGTCACTGCAGCCACCAAG GGACAGGGTGTGCTGTCAGACAAGCTGCGCAGTTTTAGCATGCAAGACCTGACTCTCATCAACGCAGAGGATGAGCTAGCTCTGCACTCTTCAGACGGCCGCATGAGACGGGAATCTGTGGATGACATGAGCTCGGGGGCCAGCACGCTGCCTCGGGCCAAGAGCGCCACTGCACGGCAGA CTCGCTCTCTGGCAGCCACATCGCTTGCAGACGAGACATTGTCCCAACACAGCTCGGACCAATCAGACACAAGGACGGAACACTCTGATGATGATGGGGGAGAAAGAGCCCCCAAGCGCAGCACCTCCATCAAGACAACCAAGAAACCTGCTGCAAAGGCAGAG ACTCAAACCAAGTCGGTGAAGAAGCCACCAAAGAAAAAGACTACATCCAGTGCAGAGACGCCTCCTTGA